A genome region from Streptomyces xanthophaeus includes the following:
- a CDS encoding CaiB/BaiF CoA transferase family protein produces MAVTGNGNRDASGPGPLAGVRVVELAGIGPGPFAAMLLADLGADVVRVDRPGGGGLAVDPAYDLTNRGKRSVLLDLKSADGPARVLDLVERADVLVEGFRPGVAERLGVGPAECHARNPKLVYGRMTGWGQDGPLAETAGHDIAYIAVTGALGMIGKPGEPPAVPANLVGDYAGGSLYLVIGVLAALHHARATGTGQVVDAAIVDGTAHLTAMIHGMMAAGGWQDRRGTNLLDGGCPFYGTYETSDGQYMAVGALEQQFYDTFVELLGIRDQAPARKDLARWGELREAVAAHFRTRTRAEWTAVFEGSDACVAPVLSLREAPDHPHLAARGTFTDFGGIVQPAPAPRFSATPGRVASGPAQPGADTESVAADWDVPALHPKEA; encoded by the coding sequence ATGGCAGTGACAGGGAACGGGAACCGGGACGCGAGCGGGCCCGGCCCGCTCGCCGGGGTGCGCGTCGTCGAACTGGCGGGCATCGGCCCCGGACCGTTCGCCGCCATGCTCCTCGCCGACCTGGGCGCCGACGTCGTACGGGTGGACCGGCCCGGCGGCGGCGGACTCGCGGTCGATCCGGCCTACGACCTCACCAATCGCGGCAAACGCTCCGTGCTGCTCGACCTCAAGTCCGCCGACGGGCCCGCCCGCGTCCTGGACCTGGTCGAGCGGGCCGACGTACTCGTCGAGGGGTTCCGGCCCGGAGTGGCCGAGCGCCTCGGCGTCGGACCGGCCGAGTGCCACGCCCGCAATCCGAAGCTCGTCTACGGCCGGATGACCGGCTGGGGCCAGGACGGCCCGCTCGCCGAGACCGCCGGGCACGACATCGCGTACATCGCCGTCACCGGCGCCCTCGGCATGATCGGGAAGCCGGGAGAGCCGCCGGCCGTCCCCGCCAACCTGGTCGGGGACTACGCGGGCGGTTCGCTCTACCTGGTCATCGGGGTCCTCGCCGCCCTGCACCACGCCCGTGCCACCGGCACCGGCCAGGTCGTCGACGCGGCGATCGTCGACGGCACCGCCCACCTCACCGCCATGATCCACGGAATGATGGCGGCGGGCGGCTGGCAGGACCGCCGCGGGACCAACCTCCTCGACGGTGGCTGCCCCTTCTACGGCACCTACGAGACCTCCGACGGCCAGTACATGGCGGTCGGCGCGCTGGAACAGCAGTTCTACGACACCTTCGTGGAGCTCCTCGGCATCCGGGACCAGGCCCCGGCCCGCAAGGACCTCGCCCGCTGGGGCGAGCTGCGCGAGGCCGTCGCCGCGCACTTCAGGACGCGTACCCGCGCGGAGTGGACGGCCGTCTTCGAGGGGAGCGACGCCTGCGTGGCGCCGGTGCTCTCGCTGCGCGAGGCCCCGGACCACCCGCACCTCGCCGCCCGCGGGACCTTCACCGACTTCGGCGGGATCGTCCAGCCCGCGCCCGCGCCGCGCTTCTCGGCGACGCCGGGCCGCGTGGCCTCCGGACCCGCCCAGCCCGGCGCGGACACCGAGTCGGTGG